A part of Caldicellulosiruptor owensensis OL genomic DNA contains:
- a CDS encoding helix-hairpin-helix domain-containing protein, which yields MPVFTKKEKVMVVIIAVLLMLNIYQYFTYNSFSDKSTGKVVTIEAQEGDNDIVKNESRKTTETNIQDSQQKYIVYVCGNVKNPGVYELLSGSRINDALILAGGALHGSDLNSINLAEKIYDGQKIYIPKIGEMQSQSSLSSSTGGTAQETVSAGEGKININTATKEELKTLDRIGDKLAERIIEYRQKHGPFKSIEEIKNVNGIGEKIFESIKDSITVQS from the coding sequence ATGCCTGTATTTACAAAAAAAGAAAAAGTTATGGTTGTAATTATTGCTGTACTTCTTATGCTCAATATATACCAGTATTTTACATACAATAGTTTTTCGGACAAAAGTACCGGCAAAGTGGTTACCATTGAGGCGCAAGAAGGTGACAATGACATTGTGAAGAATGAGAGCAGAAAGACAACTGAGACAAATATCCAAGATTCTCAGCAAAAATATATTGTCTATGTGTGCGGAAACGTAAAAAATCCAGGAGTTTATGAGCTTTTGTCAGGTAGCAGAATAAACGATGCCTTGATTTTGGCGGGTGGAGCTTTGCATGGAAGTGACCTGAATTCAATTAATCTTGCCGAAAAAATCTATGATGGGCAAAAGATTTATATTCCAAAGATAGGCGAAATGCAGTCGCAAAGTAGTTTGTCTTCTTCTACAGGGGGGACAGCACAAGAGACTGTATCTGCAGGTGAAGGAAAAATAAACATCAATACTGCCACAAAGGAGGAGTTGAAAACTCTTGATAGAATTGGTGATAAACTTGCTGAAAGGATAATAGAATATAGACAAAAGCATGGTCCTTTTAAAAGTATTGAGGAGATAAAAAACGTGAACGGTATCGGGGAGAAGATATTCGAAAGTATTAAGGATTCCATCACAGTGCAATCTTAG